A window of Nocardia arthritidis genomic DNA:
ACCTGGCTGGAGGCCGATCGTGGTCCGCTCATGCCCGGCCTCGCCCTGGTGTACGACCTCGGCGGCACCAGCCTCGACATCACGCTCGTGCGGGTCGGCGCGGGCTGCCCGGAGAATCCGATCGTCGGCGAACCGCTGCGCTCCCCGAGTTTCGGCGGCCGCGCCTTCGGCGCCATGGTGGCCGAGCGGGCCGCACGTGCGCGTATCTGTTCCGGCTCGCTCACCGTGGCATCCACCGATGAGCTACGCATCGAACATATCCGCCATTCGCTCGAACTCGTCTATCGATGCCTGCGCATCGCCGATGTCACCATGGCCGATGTCGATTGCGTCCTCGTGGTCGGCGGTGCGGCCCGGCCCGTCGAGGTCGCCCAGGTACTCGCGGGCGAGCTGGCCCGGCCGGTGATCACCGCGCCCGATCCGGAACGCACCATCGCCGACGGCGCCGCCATCCTCGGCAGGCGCGCCGCGGCCGAGGCGGAGCAGTCGACCGCTCGCCAGCACGGCAGGCGCAGCGGCGCGCATCGCGCGGCCACCAGGGCGCTGGTGCTCTCCAGGCGCACGCGCCGCCGGTTGACCAGGGTCGCCGTCGCGGCCGGTATGTCGCTCGGTGGCGTGGGTCTGGCATTCGCGCTGCCGGCGGACGGGCTGGTCGCGGGCCTGTCACAGCTCGGATTGCGCTGATACTTCGTCCGGTGTGCCGGATGGGGAAAGCTATCCGGCGGCGATCGCAGTGGGTGCCGGTCGCCGCCGGAATAGCTGATCACATACGTCGGATGTTCCAGTTGACGTGACTCCTCGTAAGTGTAACTATGGGATACAGGTAACCGGTCCCATGAGGAGAGGCAGTGACGACGATGTCCACAGCCATCACGCCCGCCGTCGACCCCGATGTCGCGAAGGCCCAGGAATACGCCGCGAAACTGCTGCTGCTGTCCGAGGGCTCGGTCAACAAGCACTTCGACCCGTTCGAAGATATCGACTGGGACAATCCGGACTTCGCCGCCGACGCCGGTGTCGAGCGGTGGATTCTGCCGAAGTCCGCCGACCTCCTCGGACGTCATCCCTGGTATCTCGCATTGCCCGTCGAGCGCCAGATCGAGATCGGGCGCTACCGGCAGGCCAATGTCGCCAAGGTCGGTTTGCAGTTCGAATCCATCCTCATCAGTGGAATGGTGATCCACAACTTCAACCAGCCCAACGGCTCGCCGGAATTCCGCTACTGCTCCCACGAAATGATCGAGGAGCACAACCACACCCTGATGTTCCAGGAGATGGTCAACCGGATCGGCGCCGATGTCCCCGGTATGGGGCCGCTGGTCAGCAAGTTCAAATACCTCGGCGCACCGGTCGCCTCGCTGTTCCCGAACCTGTTCTTCATGGCGGTGCTGGCCGGAGAAGAGCCGATCGATCACGTCCAGAAGCAGATCCTGCGCTCGGAAGAGGAAGTGCATCCGATCATGCGGGGCGTCATGGCGATTCACATCGCCGAGGAGGCCCGGCATATCTCCTTCGCTCATGAGTACCTGAAAAACCATGTGCCGGACGCGAATCCGTTCAACAAGCTGGTGCTCTCGATCGCCATGCCGATCGTCATGTGGATACTGGGCCGCTCGATCTTCACCCCGCCGAAAGCCTTCTTCAAGGAGTTCGACATCCCGGATTCCGTGCGCAAGGAGCTGTTCTACGGCTCGAAGGAATCCAAGCAGGTATTCAGTGACTTCTTCGGTGACGTGCGCACGCTGGCCCAGGACATCGGCCTGATGAACCCGATCGGCAAGGCGGTGTGGAAGCTGCTGAAGATCGACGGCCACACCACCCGCTACCGGTCCGAGCCGCTGCGCGCCGCCAAGGCCGTCTGATGCCGTATGTCGTCACGCAGTCCTGCTGCAGCGACGCGTCCTGCGTATACGCCTGCCCGGTCAACTGCATCCATCCGACGCCCGACGAGCCGGACTTCCTGACCGCGGAGATGCTGTACGTCGACCCGCAGGCGTGCGTCGACTGCGGCGCCTGCGCGACCGCGTGCCCGGTCGATGCCATCGTGTCGACGAAAAAGCTTACGGCGGAAGAGAAACCGTTCATCGAGATCAATGCCGACTTCTACCGGCAGTCCCGCCCGCGCCCGCTGCTGGCCCGGCCGGTGCCCGCCGCCGAGATCCGCACCGGGCGCGCGCCGCTGCGGGTCGCGATCGTCGGTTCCGGGCCGTCGGCCATGTACGCCGCCGATGAGCTGCTCACCCAGCCGAACGTATCGGTCACCGTCTTCGACCGGCTGCCGGTGCCGTACGGGCTGGTCCGGCACGGCGTCGCGCCGGACCACGGGAAGACCCGGCAGGTGCGCAGGCTGTTCGACATCATCTCGGCCCAACCCGCATTCGGCTCGTACCTGAATGTCGAAGTGGGGCGGGATATTTCGCACGACGAACTGCTCGGCTACTTCCATGCGGTGATCTATGCCGTCGGCGCGTCCTCGGATCGCAAACTCGGCATTCCCGGCGAAGGACTGCCCGGCACGGCATCGGCCACCGACTTCGTCGCCTGGTACAACGGGCATCCCGATCACGCGGGCGACGAATTCGAGCTGACCGACCGCAGGGCGGTGATCGTCGGCAACGGCAATGTCGCGCTGGACGTCGCGCGGATACTCACCGCCGATCCGGAAGCGTTGGCGCGCACCGATATCGCGCCGCCCGCCCTGCGGGCGCTGCGCGAGAGCAAGATCGAGGAAGTGGTGATCCTCGGCCGTCGCGGTGCGGCCGAATCCGCCTTCACCGTGCCGGAATTCGTCGGCCTGCTCGGCTCCGACGTGGATATCGCCGTCGACGGCGAGCTGCCCGACGGTGCCGAGCTGCCATACCAGGTCGGGCAGAAGCTGCGGTTGCTGCGTTCCGTCGCGGACCGGCCATTCGGGTCGCGGAAGCGAATCATATTCCGGTACTTGGCATCTCCGCTGTCGATCGGCGGCACCGACCGGGTCGCCGGCGTCGAGATCTCCCGCAATGCGCTCGTCACGGACGCGGACGGCGAGGTGCGCGCGGTACCCACCGGAGAGTCCGAATTCCTCGACGCGGGACTGGTTCTCACCTCGGTCGGCTACCGCGGTGTCGCGCTGCCCGGCCTGCCGTTCGACGAAAAGGCCGGTGTCATCCCGAATCTCGACGGCCGGGTGCTGGAGCAGTCCGGCGGCGCGGTCGTCGCCGGTACCTACGTGACGGGCTGGATCAAGCGCGGGCCGACCGGTTTCATCGGCACCAACAAGTCCTGCGCCCAGGAGACCGTCCGCCAGTTGGCCGACGACTACAACGCGGGCCGACTGAGCGAACCGGCCAGTGGCGCAACGGATTTCGATCGCTTGATCCGATCGCGCCGCCCCTCGGCGCTAGCGGGTGGCGCGGCGGCCCGCCGCAACCCGGTCCGTCGCCTGCTCACCCGCGCGTAAGCCCCGTAGTCGGCTTCCCGCGCCTGCCATCGCCTGCGCGGGAAGCCGAAACCTATGCGGGAGCGGTGTTGTCGAACTGCTTCGCGGTGTCTTCCAGCTTCGCTCGATATTGCTGCCACCAGGTCGAGTCGTGGGTGGGCATGTTGTCGTTGCCGTCACGTAGGCCCGCCGCGCCGTCGATCAACTCGCGGACGATATCGGCATGTCCGGCGTGCCGGTTGGTTTCGGCGACCACATGCACCAGGATCTGATGCAGGGTGACGGTCCGGCGGTCCTCGGGCCACCATGGGACCGAGCCCTCGGCCGTCAGCTCGAGGCTGTCGATCGTGGCGTCGGCATGTGCCCAGGCCCGACGGTAGAACCCGATGATGTCCTCGCGGGACTGTTCGGCGGTGGCCCACATGTCGGCCGTCGGATCGGCCTCGAAGTCGTATTCGGTGAGTGGTTCGCCGGATACGGGCCGGGCGAAGGTGTCGCCGAAGTAGCCGAACTCGACGGTGCCGAGGTGTTTGACCAAGCCGAGCAGGTTGGTGCCGGTCGGTGTCATCGGGCGACGCACGTCGTACTCGGACAGGCCGTCGAGTTTCCACAGCATGGCTTCACGGGCAGAGCGCAGATAACGGTGCAGGTCCGCTTTGGGGCCGGAGACAGTCATATCCTGCACTCTGCCATTTCCGCCAGGATCAGCGGGCGGTGAAGCCGCCGTCGATGGAGAGAGCCGCGCCGGTGATGAAGCTCGCCTCCTTGCTGAGCAGGTATGCACAGAACGAGGCGATTTCGTCGGGGGTGCTGATCCGGCCGAGCGGGTGCAGGGCCTTGATCGCCGCCAAACTCTCCGGGGTCGCGCCCATCGTGGCGCGGAAGGCCGGGGTATCCGTCGCGCCGGGCAGCACGGCATTCACCCGGATGCCCTGTGCCGCGGTCTCCAGCGCGACCGTGCGGGTGAGCCCGACGACACCGTGTTTCGCGGCGACATACGGTGCGACGGAACCCATTCCGACAACGCCGAGGTTGGACGCGTTGTTCAGGATGGCCCCGCCGCCCGAGGCAATGAGCGCCGGAACCTGGTGCCGCATACAGTAATACACACTTGTGAGGTTGGTATCCAGGTCGGCGCGCCAACCCGCGTCGTCGATATCCTGCACCGGGCCCATGGCGGTGACGGTCCCGGCATTGTTGAAAGCCACGTCCAGCCTGCCGAATTCGGTGAGCGCGGCCTCGGTCAGGCGGGCCACATCGGCCTCCGACGTGACATCGGTCGGCACGAACACCGCCCGTGCGCCCGTCGCGCGGACCTCCTCGGCCACCGCCTCGCCCGCGTCCTTGCCGCGCGAGCCGAGGACGACCGCGGCGCCCTCGGCCGCCAGTCGCAGGGCGACGGCCCTGCCGATTCCGGAGCTGGCGCCGGTGATCAGCGCGACCTGGTTCGCGAATCGGGTAGACATCGTTTCGATTTCCTTTCCGTCCATGCGATTTCGTCTCGGTCGACGTCATCGCGGAACCGAGTCAACCCGCTGCGGGAGCGCGCTGCTGGCGGAAAACGGTCCTGTAGTTGATGCATCATTGGTCTCGGCCTTTCGTCATACGATGCCGAAATGCTCGGCGTGAGCAATGATTTGGTTACCGACCAGTTGGTGCGTCATGACAGTGTGGGGAAGTGCCCGAAAACGGGGCGTGAGTACGGTGATGACCCGAATTTCCCTGATCGCCAAGTGGTAGCCGAATCGCCCGTGTCGCAAGGGGTTTGCGAAAGTCCAGGGGGCTGAACGGATTTGAAGAAACCGCTCTACCTGCTAATTTCTGAAATGATGGCGATCGGACAAACCTTTCGTATCAATCCGGTATCCGATAGCGCACCGAACGGTTAACCTGTAGAGGCTGTTTGGAAGACGACCGCGGCCACATGGGCCCCTGTGCACTGGACGTGGTCTCGGTACGTTGACGGGATAGCGAATGACAATAGGTCTTGGGTGCAGCATCGGCACAGTGAACTCGGTTTCGGCCTCGGTGACCGGTGAACGACCCCGACCAGCGGTACGCACGCGGCGCACCGCGGTGACCTTCGACAGCACGGGCAGCGCGCGGATCGGCGGCATACCCCAATTCACCATGGCGGTAACCGATTTCGCGGATCTGTCCCGCGATCCGGAATCGGTGGTCGTCGGCGGCAGGCTCTGGTCGCCGACGAATCTCGTCGCCGCCGTGGTGAACGGGCTGATCGAGGCGGCGGAACCGAATGCCGGAGTCGTAACCACCTATCCCGCAACCTATTCCGACAAACAGGTGGCGCTGCTGCGGCAGGCGCTCGACCTGGCGGGCGCGGCGCATGTCATGCTGGTGCCGGAGCCGGTGGCCGCCGCCGAATGGCTCGCACACGAATACGGGCCGCTGGAAACCGGCTTCGTCCTCGTCTACGACCTGGGCGGCAACTGTCTCGACGTCGCGGTGGTCCGGGTCGGCCCCGACTGGGAAAACCACCCGATGGTCGGAAAGCCCATGCGCTCATACGATTTCGGCGGGCGGCCGCTCGGCGCGATGATCGCGCGCTATGCGAAGGGTGTGCTGCCCGATCGGTCCGGATCGCTGTCCATGACATCGATCGTCGACATCGACAGCCTGCGCACCGAACACGTGCGCGATTCGCTGGAGATCGTTCGCGCCTGCGTGCGCTCGGCGGATATCACCATGTCCGATATCACCCGGGTGCTGCTGGTCGGCGGTGCGGCCCGGCCGCCCGAGGTCGCCCGCACCATCGCCGAACTCGGCCGCCCCGTGGTGATCTCGGCCGATCCGGGCCATTCCATCGCCGCGGGCGCGGCGTTCATGGCGGCCCGTACCATGGCGCCCACCGGCCCCGGCGATAACAAGACGCCGCGCGTCGCGGTATTCTCCAGCGCCGCAGCGGTTTCCGCCATGGCGATGTCCGCGATGACGGTGTTCGGCGGGCCGGGCGGCCCCGGGCCCACCGCGATACTCGACCCGTTCCCGGCGATCGACGCGCCGGTCGAAGCGCTGCTCTACGACATACACACCGAAGACCTGCTCAACCGGGATGTTCCGGTCTCCGAATGGAGTCTGTCACGCACCAGCGGCAACCCCATCGCCGGATCCGCCTACGGCCGGTTCATCACCCCCGTCGCCCGGTCCGTCCAATTGGGCCCATCCATGGCCGACAGCCTCATCGGCCACCATGCCGATCCCCGAAGCCTCAGCGACTCAATGGAATCCATGTACACCTACGCCAACCCGGCGCAGTTCGTGAACCCGCTCCCGTTCCTGCGGTCGCAACCGATCCCCGCGCCGCAATCGGGGTGGCCCCCACCGGCTCCGGTACCTCCCGCAGCGCAGCCCCCTGCCCCCGCCCCGCAGCCCCCTGCGCCGGTATCGGCTCCGGGTCCGGCTCCTGCGCCCGTCGGAGCGCCGACCACTCCCGGAACACCCACGGATACAACGGTTTCCGCGAGTACTCCGAGCAGTCCGGCCGCTTCGGGTGCTCCGGCGTCGAGTGGTGCGGGATCATCGACCGGCACGGTGTCGAGCGGTACCCAATCCGGAGCATCCGCATCGAACGGCGGGTCTACCGGTACCGTCAGCGAAACATCCTCCAGCACAAGCACTTCCAGCGGAACCACCGCGAAGGATACGTCGTCGACCAGCGGTACCTCTTCGGGCGCGTCGTCGTCGGGTAGGACTTCCTCGGGAGGCACGTCCTCCGGCAAGTCATCTTCCGACGGCAGCGCATCGGGCGCCAACAGCGGCGGCTCATCCGCGAAGGGTGACTCCACCGGCGAGAAAGCCACCACCTCGTCGCACGAAACATCGGCTAGCGGACCATCTTCCGCAGGCGCCTCGTCCGGCCGATCCGCCGAAGCCGCCGGTTCCCACGAAAGCTCGCACGACGGCTCATCCTCCGGTGGCGCGCGCGTTCACTGACCTACTGTGACGTCGTTCCCGGCGCCCGATGGTTCGCTTCTCCTTCTCCGGTCGTAGCTCGGCCCACGCTGAACCGCCCGGCGGAGACGGGATTGTCTGATGCCGTTGAATCATCCTCGAGGTGGTGCCTCGACCCTGCGATGAGGAATTCGATCGGCGAGCCCGGACCCGTTGGCGGAGCGGCCGACTCGGGGATCTCGCCGTTGGATCTGCTCGTTTCGTGACCGGTCAGGTAAGGATGCCCGCGAGCTGGTCCGTGGCTTGGATGATCCAGTCCGGATCACCGTGCTGACGGCCCCAAAGCGCGGATCTGACCGCACGAGCCTGAGCCCAGCGGCGTCCCCGATCGCGGTCGATATCGGCCGCGTCGCAATACATGTCGAGTCCGCGCAGCAGGTTGGCCTCGGGGTCGGGGGTGAACAGCAGCGGGGCGAAACGGCGACTGCGGATCACGGTGGCGGTGTCGTATGCGGGGTCACCGACATAGCCTTTAGGGTCGATCGCCATCAGGTGTTCGCGTCCGCCGATCAGGACATTGCTGTCGCTCAGGTCGCCGTGGACGAGGGTTTCGGGTTGGTCGGGGCCGAGTTCGCGAAGGGTGGCCAGGGCCGCGTCCACAACTGCGCGAGGCAGGGGATTGCCGAGTTCGGCTGCGGTGGTGCGGATCTCGTGTTCCCAGTCGGTGACCATATCGCTGATGCGCGGGAGTCCCGCTGGCGCGTCCACCGACAGTTGTCGCGACAATTCGCCCAACGCGGTGACGGCTTGGTCGAAATCGGTGACCTCGGCGAGCGTCGCGTGTCCCGATCGTTCGAGCAGCATCGCGAATCGGTCATCGTCGCGGGCGTAGAGGTGCACCGCGCCGCGCCCGTTCCATACGGTGAACGCATCGGGTTCGTGCACGTTGCCCGGATGGGGAAACGACACCTTCACCACCGCCGCGGGCAGGTCCGGATGCTGAACGGGCACAACGATTCCGACATGTCCGTGCATGATGGGCCCGTCCGGTGTACAAGACCAGCGTTGCAGCAGTTCGTCGACGAGGCCGGGGAGTGCGTCGAGCCATGCCTGGCCGGATTCTCTTTCGCGCAGCACTGTCTCGCGGGCGAATTCGTCGGGGATGTCGATCACACCCCGACTGTAAACATGCCGAAGAATCAGGTCGTCGGCTTCACCGGTCTGTGCCTCGCACACTGCGCCGACGACGGCGAGTGGTACATGGGCCACCGGGGCGAACCGGGGGAACCGATCTTCTGCTGGTCCAGCTACGGTGCGGACGGCCTGTAGGACGACTCCCGAGCACCAACCGGACCGCAGGGCCGCCCGCCGGTCGGCTCAGGCGGTTCCAGCGAGTAAAGCGGTGTCGGCGTCGGAGTTGGGGGCCAGGTCGGCGGGGTTGGTGTTCGCACCGCAAAGGATGGCGCACAGTTTCTCGCCGGGCGCTGGACGGTAGGCCTGAACCCCGTCGAATTCGGTGACGGCGGCGAAAGCGGTTGCGGCGCCGTTCTCTACGGCTATCCGGCGGCAGTCCCAGAGCGCGGCGCGTGCGGCGACGATGGCCGGGTCGGGGACGAGAATCGAACGGACGTCATAGTTTTGGGCCGCATGCAGGGCCAGCTCGGTCACCCGGGCGGCCCCGAGCGAGTCGGCCGCGATGGAGTCGACCGGCCCGTCCACCACCCGGCCCGCCTCGATCGCGACGTTGAGCGCGCGACAGTTCGCCGGTTCGACGGCCACCGTACGGATGCCGAAATGCGCTGCCACGGTGGCGATTCCGGCGAACAGCCCGCCACCGCCGACG
This region includes:
- a CDS encoding SDR family NAD(P)-dependent oxidoreductase; translated protein: MSTRFANQVALITGASSGIGRAVALRLAAEGAAVVLGSRGKDAGEAVAEEVRATGARAVFVPTDVTSEADVARLTEAALTEFGRLDVAFNNAGTVTAMGPVQDIDDAGWRADLDTNLTSVYYCMRHQVPALIASGGGAILNNASNLGVVGMGSVAPYVAAKHGVVGLTRTVALETAAQGIRVNAVLPGATDTPAFRATMGATPESLAAIKALHPLGRISTPDEIASFCAYLLSKEASFITGAALSIDGGFTAR
- a CDS encoding FAD-dependent oxidoreductase, with product MPYVVTQSCCSDASCVYACPVNCIHPTPDEPDFLTAEMLYVDPQACVDCGACATACPVDAIVSTKKLTAEEKPFIEINADFYRQSRPRPLLARPVPAAEIRTGRAPLRVAIVGSGPSAMYAADELLTQPNVSVTVFDRLPVPYGLVRHGVAPDHGKTRQVRRLFDIISAQPAFGSYLNVEVGRDISHDELLGYFHAVIYAVGASSDRKLGIPGEGLPGTASATDFVAWYNGHPDHAGDEFELTDRRAVIVGNGNVALDVARILTADPEALARTDIAPPALRALRESKIEEVVILGRRGAAESAFTVPEFVGLLGSDVDIAVDGELPDGAELPYQVGQKLRLLRSVADRPFGSRKRIIFRYLASPLSIGGTDRVAGVEISRNALVTDADGEVRAVPTGESEFLDAGLVLTSVGYRGVALPGLPFDEKAGVIPNLDGRVLEQSGGAVVAGTYVTGWIKRGPTGFIGTNKSCAQETVRQLADDYNAGRLSEPASGATDFDRLIRSRRPSALAGGAAARRNPVRRLLTRA
- a CDS encoding AurF N-oxygenase family protein, with protein sequence MSTAITPAVDPDVAKAQEYAAKLLLLSEGSVNKHFDPFEDIDWDNPDFAADAGVERWILPKSADLLGRHPWYLALPVERQIEIGRYRQANVAKVGLQFESILISGMVIHNFNQPNGSPEFRYCSHEMIEEHNHTLMFQEMVNRIGADVPGMGPLVSKFKYLGAPVASLFPNLFFMAVLAGEEPIDHVQKQILRSEEEVHPIMRGVMAIHIAEEARHISFAHEYLKNHVPDANPFNKLVLSIAMPIVMWILGRSIFTPPKAFFKEFDIPDSVRKELFYGSKESKQVFSDFFGDVRTLAQDIGLMNPIGKAVWKLLKIDGHTTRYRSEPLRAAKAV
- a CDS encoding Hsp70 family protein, giving the protein MNSVSASVTGERPRPAVRTRRTAVTFDSTGSARIGGIPQFTMAVTDFADLSRDPESVVVGGRLWSPTNLVAAVVNGLIEAAEPNAGVVTTYPATYSDKQVALLRQALDLAGAAHVMLVPEPVAAAEWLAHEYGPLETGFVLVYDLGGNCLDVAVVRVGPDWENHPMVGKPMRSYDFGGRPLGAMIARYAKGVLPDRSGSLSMTSIVDIDSLRTEHVRDSLEIVRACVRSADITMSDITRVLLVGGAARPPEVARTIAELGRPVVISADPGHSIAAGAAFMAARTMAPTGPGDNKTPRVAVFSSAAAVSAMAMSAMTVFGGPGGPGPTAILDPFPAIDAPVEALLYDIHTEDLLNRDVPVSEWSLSRTSGNPIAGSAYGRFITPVARSVQLGPSMADSLIGHHADPRSLSDSMESMYTYANPAQFVNPLPFLRSQPIPAPQSGWPPPAPVPPAAQPPAPAPQPPAPVSAPGPAPAPVGAPTTPGTPTDTTVSASTPSSPAASGAPASSGAGSSTGTVSSGTQSGASASNGGSTGTVSETSSSTSTSSGTTAKDTSSTSGTSSGASSSGRTSSGGTSSGKSSSDGSASGANSGGSSAKGDSTGEKATTSSHETSASGPSSAGASSGRSAEAAGSHESSHDGSSSGGARVH
- a CDS encoding aminoglycoside phosphotransferase family protein, producing the protein MIDIPDEFARETVLRERESGQAWLDALPGLVDELLQRWSCTPDGPIMHGHVGIVVPVQHPDLPAAVVKVSFPHPGNVHEPDAFTVWNGRGAVHLYARDDDRFAMLLERSGHATLAEVTDFDQAVTALGELSRQLSVDAPAGLPRISDMVTDWEHEIRTTAAELGNPLPRAVVDAALATLRELGPDQPETLVHGDLSDSNVLIGGREHLMAIDPKGYVGDPAYDTATVIRSRRFAPLLFTPDPEANLLRGLDMYCDAADIDRDRGRRWAQARAVRSALWGRQHGDPDWIIQATDQLAGILT
- a CDS encoding DinB family protein; this encodes MTVSGPKADLHRYLRSAREAMLWKLDGLSEYDVRRPMTPTGTNLLGLVKHLGTVEFGYFGDTFARPVSGEPLTEYDFEADPTADMWATAEQSREDIIGFYRRAWAHADATIDSLELTAEGSVPWWPEDRRTVTLHQILVHVVAETNRHAGHADIVRELIDGAAGLRDGNDNMPTHDSTWWQQYRAKLEDTAKQFDNTAPA
- a CDS encoding Hsp70 family protein codes for the protein MAVGLGLSIGTVNTVSALAEEGSGRADASRRLRLRPSPSAPPGRRRSQQQAITRRTTLTFDSTGMTRVGMIPRHGRAITEFADLTQRSIGQARLGHRALSQADLVAMVAESLIGEALQDHRGVKGWAETKPAGRAGASVGITLTHPARYAPEHIQDLRSALDALGLNHVALVAEPIAAATWLEADRGPLMPGLALVYDLGGTSLDITLVRVGAGCPENPIVGEPLRSPSFGGRAFGAMVAERAARARICSGSLTVASTDELRIEHIRHSLELVYRCLRIADVTMADVDCVLVVGGAARPVEVAQVLAGELARPVITAPDPERTIADGAAILGRRAAAEAEQSTARQHGRRSGAHRAATRALVLSRRTRRRLTRVAVAAGMSLGGVGLAFALPADGLVAGLSQLGLR